Proteins from one Pirellulales bacterium genomic window:
- a CDS encoding response regulator, with amino-acid sequence MLRALHCLQRGDFAGVFVDQAYVKEAFDVGRLLQNERVLEGMLDGVVLLDVDNSIIWANGRLNEWSGLTDVVGKNFYAVLGSPEIIGPDFCPFHTALANDRHGAWTILRTSDNRHFQIHASPIREEGNPAAHLIVTIRDVTAQILEQQKISAIHQAGAKLTELKPEDLQEMTFEERIELLKQNILEYTKNLLNFDVIEIRLLDRKTNRLEPLLAVGIEPEAAARPLRALSTGNGVTGFVAATSKSYLCEDTTEDPLYLEGCKGAKSSLTVPLMLHDQVIGTFNVESPQPRAFDYRDLQFLELFTRDLAVALNTLELLAVEKAITAQENVEAIHSAVALPIDVILNDAVNVMEKYIGHDTEVVEKLQRILRHARDIKLKIQKVGQSMAPTQAHPQYAQQPARPELHGKQILVVDADESVRGAAHALLERCGCTVETAHDGGEAVSMVRNFLADGCYDAIISDIRLPDMSGYELLCKLHNILVDGVPMILMTGFGYDPGHCIVKARQAGLQAVLYKPFRLDQLLETVTKVVTSPPIVVRQ; translated from the coding sequence ATGCTGCGGGCCCTGCACTGCTTGCAACGCGGTGACTTCGCCGGCGTGTTCGTCGATCAGGCCTATGTCAAAGAGGCCTTCGACGTCGGGCGACTGCTCCAAAACGAGCGCGTGCTCGAGGGGATGCTCGACGGCGTCGTTCTGCTCGATGTCGACAACTCGATCATCTGGGCCAATGGCCGGCTCAATGAGTGGTCGGGTCTGACCGACGTCGTGGGCAAGAACTTCTACGCCGTACTCGGGTCGCCCGAGATCATCGGGCCCGATTTCTGTCCCTTCCACACGGCCCTGGCCAACGACCGGCACGGTGCGTGGACGATCCTGCGGACGAGCGACAACCGCCACTTCCAGATTCACGCGTCGCCGATCCGCGAAGAGGGCAATCCGGCCGCCCACCTGATCGTCACCATCCGCGACGTCACGGCGCAGATTCTCGAGCAGCAAAAAATCTCGGCCATTCACCAGGCCGGCGCCAAATTGACCGAGCTCAAGCCGGAAGATTTGCAGGAGATGACGTTCGAGGAACGGATCGAGCTGCTCAAGCAGAACATCCTCGAATACACCAAGAACCTGCTCAACTTCGACGTCATCGAGATCCGCCTGCTCGACCGCAAGACCAACCGGCTCGAACCGCTGCTGGCCGTGGGCATCGAGCCCGAGGCGGCAGCCCGACCGCTACGGGCCCTCTCGACAGGCAACGGCGTGACCGGCTTTGTGGCGGCGACCAGCAAGAGTTATCTCTGCGAAGACACGACCGAGGACCCGCTGTACCTCGAAGGCTGCAAGGGGGCCAAAAGCTCGCTGACGGTCCCCCTGATGTTGCACGACCAGGTGATCGGCACGTTCAACGTCGAGAGCCCGCAGCCGCGGGCCTTTGACTATCGCGACCTGCAATTTCTCGAATTGTTTACCCGCGACCTGGCCGTGGCTCTGAACACTTTGGAATTGCTCGCCGTAGAAAAGGCCATCACGGCCCAGGAAAACGTCGAAGCGATCCACAGCGCCGTCGCGCTGCCGATCGACGTGATCCTCAACGACGCCGTCAACGTGATGGAAAAATACATCGGCCACGACACGGAGGTGGTCGAGAAGCTGCAGCGGATTTTGCGGCACGCTCGCGATATCAAGCTGAAGATCCAGAAGGTCGGCCAGTCGATGGCACCCACGCAAGCCCATCCGCAGTATGCCCAGCAACCGGCTCGACCCGAGCTGCACGGCAAGCAGATTCTGGTCGTCGATGCCGACGAATCGGTCCGCGGTGCCGCCCATGCCCTGCTGGAGCGTTGCGGTTGTACGGTCGAGACGGCCCACGACGGCGGCGAGGCCGTGAGCATGGTCCGCAATTTCCTGGCCGACGGCTGTTACGACGCGATCATCTCCGACATTCGCCTGCCGGACATGTCGGGCTACGAGTTGCTCTGCAAGCTGCACAATATCCTGGTCGACGGCGTGCCCATGATCTTGATGACGGGCTTCGGTTACGACCCGGGCCACTGCATCGTCAAGGCCCGGCAGGCGGGGCTGCAGGCGGTGCTTTACAAGCCGTTCCGCCTCGACCAATTGCTGGAAACGGTGACCAAGGTTGTGACCTCACCGCCGATCGTGGTCCGCCAATAG
- a CDS encoding retropepsin-like domain-containing protein, protein MIRVGIVVGIWFVLGLVAGGGAGAAENTAAADFLAKQGLVRDGNTWLSPVEAKVKGYFDAIRELERNVITAEKAFAAGLRESESLKQEVAQLEAELQKLNELLQSGTLNAAQGERVTAQAQQRADRINLLKPQVMDPAGLDDSAMIKAAVNRVNEARNALAVALLYLRAHAAEVDGSYAALTTNQDVQDALTALGGKQKLGPLKRYDRDLKRLDRLDRLVFTETVLAYRDNARPRVSAIVNEQTAATFTWGEEVAMTYLPHSVALAAGLAIPDDAPRVDVLAAGNRKIEAHKVTLPKLRFGQQVLENIEVVVLAPDAEDMGAVLSPRSLGDRKAVVDTAKLEFRLLPFVGDSDGDRTPPAPRRRAPRAATP, encoded by the coding sequence ATGATCCGTGTGGGGATCGTTGTGGGCATATGGTTCGTGCTGGGCCTGGTGGCTGGCGGTGGGGCCGGCGCCGCCGAAAACACGGCCGCCGCCGATTTTCTTGCCAAGCAGGGCCTGGTCCGCGACGGCAACACCTGGCTCAGCCCCGTCGAAGCCAAGGTCAAAGGCTATTTCGACGCCATCCGTGAGCTGGAACGCAACGTGATCACGGCCGAAAAGGCCTTCGCCGCCGGGCTGCGCGAGAGCGAGTCGCTCAAGCAAGAGGTTGCCCAACTCGAAGCCGAGTTGCAAAAGCTCAATGAACTGCTGCAAAGCGGGACATTGAATGCGGCCCAAGGCGAACGGGTCACGGCGCAGGCCCAGCAACGGGCCGACCGGATCAATCTGCTGAAACCGCAAGTGATGGATCCAGCCGGGCTCGACGACAGCGCCATGATCAAGGCGGCCGTTAACCGCGTGAACGAAGCTCGCAACGCCCTGGCTGTGGCGCTGCTCTACCTGCGGGCACACGCGGCGGAAGTCGATGGCAGTTATGCAGCCTTGACGACGAACCAGGATGTGCAGGATGCGCTAACCGCATTGGGCGGCAAGCAGAAGCTGGGCCCGCTTAAGCGTTACGACCGCGATTTGAAGCGCCTGGACCGGCTCGATAGGCTCGTCTTTACGGAGACGGTGTTAGCCTATCGCGACAATGCCCGGCCGCGCGTGAGCGCGATCGTCAACGAACAGACGGCCGCAACGTTTACCTGGGGCGAAGAAGTGGCCATGACGTATCTGCCGCACAGTGTGGCCCTGGCCGCCGGACTGGCGATTCCGGACGATGCTCCGCGCGTCGACGTGCTGGCCGCTGGCAACCGCAAGATCGAGGCGCACAAGGTCACGCTGCCCAAGCTGCGATTTGGCCAACAGGTGCTCGAAAACATTGAAGTTGTCGTCCTGGCGCCCGACGCCGAGGACATGGGCGCAGTGCTTTCCCCGCGCTCGCTGGGCGACCGCAAAGCGGTGGTCGACACGGCAAAACTTGAATTTCGCCTGTTGCCATTCGTGGGGGACTCCGACGGCGACCGCACGCCCCCGGCACCGCGGCGGCGTGCCCCGCGCGCGGCGACTCCCTGA
- a CDS encoding DUF393 domain-containing protein: protein MSHVAPAAFAPALPDPAARPGADVVIYDGHCKICTAQVQRLARWDTSGRLAYLSLHDPEVARRWPHLTHDELMREMVIMDSRGHRHGGADAVVYLTRRLTRLWWAAPLAHLPGTRGLWHWLYRQVALRRYRFGRVGDDCPDGSCALHRR, encoded by the coding sequence ATGTCCCACGTTGCCCCTGCGGCCTTCGCTCCGGCTCTGCCCGACCCCGCTGCCCGACCGGGGGCAGACGTGGTGATCTACGACGGCCATTGCAAGATCTGCACGGCCCAGGTCCAGCGGCTGGCCCGCTGGGACACGTCCGGCCGCCTGGCCTACCTTTCACTGCACGACCCCGAGGTCGCCCGGCGGTGGCCTCACCTGACCCACGACGAGCTGATGCGGGAAATGGTGATCATGGATTCCCGCGGCCACCGACATGGGGGGGCCGACGCCGTGGTCTATCTGACCCGACGGCTGACGCGGCTCTGGTGGGCTGCACCCCTGGCGCACTTGCCCGGCACACGGGGACTCTGGCACTGGCTCTACCGGCAAGTGGCCCTTCGCCGTTACCGCTTTGGCCGCGTCGGCGACGACTGTCCCGACGGCAGTTGCGCGCTGCATCGCCGCTAG
- a CDS encoding class II fumarate hydratase — protein sequence MSSEFRIERDSMGEVRVPARAYYGAQTQRAVENFPISGWTLRPALVRAMGLVKYAAAVANRDLGKLTHSGKNRLSDDQVEKLLSACREVIAGKFDDQFPIDVFQTGSGTSSNMNANEVIANRAIELDGGDRMAAAKPIHPNDHVNMGQSTNDTFPTAIHVAVALEIERRLIPALRRLAASLAAKAAEWDKIIKIGRTHLADATPLRLGQEIGGFARQLELSVDRAKRAAEAVLELPVGGTAVGTGINTHPEFGRRVAAALAQETGIAFVEAANHFEANAQRDGLVECHGQLRAIASTLFNVANNIRWLGSGPRCGFYELMLPDRQPGSSIMPGKVNPVMCESLMQVAARVMGNDQTVAISGATGGQFQLNIMMPVMGHATLESIELLAAGSEAFVDFCVDEMDANTEQCTASVEKSLSMVTSLNPHIGYERAAALAKEAFKTGKTIRELCTEQNILPRDVLDKALDPWRMTEPQQD from the coding sequence ATGAGTAGCGAGTTTCGCATCGAACGCGATTCGATGGGCGAAGTGCGGGTGCCCGCACGGGCCTATTACGGCGCCCAAACGCAGCGGGCCGTCGAGAACTTTCCCATTTCGGGCTGGACGTTACGGCCGGCACTCGTTCGGGCGATGGGGCTGGTCAAGTACGCGGCCGCCGTGGCGAATCGCGATCTGGGCAAGTTGACGCATTCGGGCAAGAACCGCCTGTCCGACGACCAGGTTGAAAAGCTGCTGTCCGCCTGCCGCGAGGTCATCGCCGGCAAGTTCGACGACCAGTTTCCGATCGACGTCTTTCAGACCGGCTCGGGCACCTCGAGCAACATGAACGCCAACGAGGTGATCGCCAATCGGGCGATCGAGCTCGACGGTGGCGATCGGATGGCCGCGGCCAAGCCCATCCATCCGAACGATCACGTCAACATGGGCCAAAGCACCAACGACACGTTTCCGACGGCGATCCACGTTGCGGTGGCGCTGGAGATCGAGCGCCGATTGATTCCGGCGTTGCGGCGGCTGGCCGCATCGCTCGCAGCGAAAGCCGCCGAGTGGGACAAGATCATCAAGATCGGCCGTACGCACCTGGCCGATGCCACGCCGCTGCGGCTGGGGCAGGAGATCGGCGGCTTTGCACGCCAACTCGAACTGTCGGTCGATCGCGCGAAGCGGGCCGCGGAGGCGGTGCTCGAACTACCCGTCGGCGGAACGGCCGTGGGCACCGGCATCAACACCCATCCCGAGTTCGGCCGCCGGGTCGCCGCCGCCTTGGCCCAGGAGACCGGCATCGCCTTCGTCGAAGCCGCCAACCATTTCGAGGCCAACGCCCAGCGCGATGGGCTCGTCGAATGCCATGGACAACTGCGGGCCATTGCCAGCACGTTGTTCAACGTGGCCAACAACATTCGCTGGTTGGGCTCGGGCCCGCGCTGCGGGTTTTACGAGCTGATGTTGCCCGACCGGCAGCCCGGCAGCTCGATCATGCCCGGCAAGGTCAACCCGGTGATGTGCGAAAGCCTGATGCAGGTCGCCGCACGCGTGATGGGCAACGACCAGACCGTGGCGATCAGCGGTGCCACGGGCGGGCAATTCCAGCTAAATATCATGATGCCGGTGATGGGACACGCGACGCTCGAGAGCATCGAGCTGCTCGCCGCGGGCAGCGAAGCCTTCGTCGATTTCTGCGTCGACGAGATGGACGCCAACACCGAGCAGTGCACCGCATCGGTCGAAAAAAGCCTCTCCATGGTCACGAGCTTGAACCCGCACATCGGCTACGAGCGGGCCGCCGCGTTGGCCAAGGAGGCCTTCAAGACCGGCAAGACCATTCGCGAACTGTGCACCGAGCAAAACATCCTGCCGCGCGACGTGCTCGACAAAGCGCTCGACCCGTGGCGGATGACCGAACCGCAACAGGACTGA
- a CDS encoding tetratricopeptide repeat protein: MLTLHARRMLAGALLLFGCWGALPARAQTPAEKLSPGADAIRRVYESFAARAKTVDDYTQIINACEQALNTGTGLNATDTAYAYRLMAWAYDHRGARHSAAGKDDLAVTDFDAALTLDTERWQSYHNRGVSLAMLGKYSEALEDFTRAIELNPKHANAYYNRAELYYERGAYADAVADYDEAIRLSSAPDSELYNGRGHSFYRLGDYEAAIADYTEAIRIDATNAAAYTNRGDAYADTGRYDKASLDYRAAMRIDKKLGRAYQSAAWLMATCPEEHYRDKDKAIQAARKAIELDGQDDPRYLDTLAAALASAGQYTEAEAVILQALDKAPEELAEVYAQRLELYQASQPYRDPQPQAKPGADSARAPRGSVE, encoded by the coding sequence ATGCTTACGCTGCACGCCCGCCGCATGCTCGCAGGCGCCTTGCTGCTCTTCGGGTGCTGGGGAGCCTTGCCGGCCCGGGCACAAACGCCCGCCGAAAAACTCAGCCCCGGCGCCGATGCCATTCGCCGGGTCTACGAGAGCTTCGCCGCACGGGCCAAGACCGTCGACGATTACACCCAGATCATCAACGCCTGCGAACAGGCGCTCAACACCGGCACCGGGCTGAACGCCACGGATACAGCCTATGCCTATCGCCTGATGGCCTGGGCCTACGATCATCGCGGGGCCCGACATTCGGCCGCCGGCAAGGACGATCTGGCGGTGACTGACTTCGACGCGGCGCTGACGCTCGATACCGAACGCTGGCAGTCGTATCACAACCGCGGCGTCAGCCTGGCCATGTTGGGCAAGTACAGCGAAGCCCTCGAGGACTTCACCCGCGCGATCGAGCTCAATCCGAAGCATGCCAACGCATACTACAACCGGGCCGAGCTGTATTACGAGCGCGGCGCCTATGCCGATGCCGTTGCCGATTATGACGAGGCCATTCGCCTGAGCTCCGCGCCCGACTCGGAGCTGTACAACGGCCGCGGTCACTCGTTCTATCGCTTGGGCGACTACGAAGCAGCGATTGCCGACTACACTGAGGCGATCCGCATCGATGCGACCAATGCCGCCGCGTATACCAATCGCGGCGACGCCTATGCCGACACGGGCCGCTACGACAAGGCTTCGCTCGACTACCGTGCCGCCATGCGGATCGACAAAAAGCTGGGCCGGGCCTATCAGAGCGCGGCCTGGCTGATGGCCACCTGTCCGGAAGAACATTACCGGGACAAAGACAAGGCGATCCAAGCCGCGCGGAAGGCGATCGAACTCGACGGCCAGGACGACCCGCGCTATCTCGACACGCTCGCCGCCGCGCTGGCCAGCGCCGGCCAGTACACCGAGGCCGAGGCCGTGATCCTGCAGGCCCTCGACAAAGCGCCGGAAGAGCTGGCCGAGGTCTATGCGCAGCGTCTCGAGCTGTACCAGGCCAGCCAGCCCTATCGCGACCCGCAGCCGCAAGCCAAGCCGGGCGCTGACTCGGCCCGCGCCCCCCGCGGCTCGGTCGAGTAG
- a CDS encoding CAAX prenyl protease-related protein — MADETSAATPPEATTTNRALPRWAVFVVPFVVYMLCNSLEPAAPVPGEPAPESRLGISIGYEHYPLVYTFKLAATLVAMAIVWPGYRAFPWRVNWLAPVVGLVGAVLWIALCQPAIQDMLRDWLTAVGLGEMVSEKLRAGFNPLEQLAAHPAWAWGFLLIRFFGLSVIVPWIEEYFIRGFLLRFLGGAEWWQTPFGTYQGTALAITTLFFAATHPLTELAGALAWFSLVSWLMLWTRNIWDCVVAHGVTNLAMGIYVVATGAWYLM; from the coding sequence ATGGCCGATGAGACTTCCGCTGCGACACCGCCCGAGGCAACGACGACAAACCGAGCGCTGCCTCGGTGGGCCGTCTTCGTCGTGCCCTTTGTCGTCTACATGCTCTGCAACTCGCTCGAGCCGGCGGCCCCGGTGCCAGGCGAGCCGGCCCCCGAGTCGCGGCTGGGCATTTCGATCGGCTATGAACACTACCCGCTGGTCTACACGTTCAAACTGGCCGCGACGCTCGTGGCCATGGCCATCGTCTGGCCTGGCTATCGTGCCTTTCCCTGGCGGGTGAACTGGCTTGCGCCGGTCGTGGGCCTGGTCGGCGCCGTGCTCTGGATCGCCCTGTGCCAACCGGCCATCCAGGACATGCTGCGCGATTGGTTGACCGCAGTGGGTCTGGGCGAAATGGTGTCGGAGAAGTTGCGCGCCGGCTTCAACCCGCTCGAACAACTGGCGGCGCATCCGGCCTGGGCCTGGGGCTTTTTGCTGATCCGCTTCTTTGGGCTGAGCGTGATCGTGCCCTGGATCGAGGAGTACTTTATCCGCGGCTTCTTATTGCGTTTCCTGGGCGGGGCCGAGTGGTGGCAAACGCCCTTTGGCACCTACCAGGGCACGGCGCTGGCCATCACCACGCTGTTCTTTGCCGCGACGCACCCTTTGACCGAATTGGCCGGAGCGCTGGCGTGGTTCTCGCTCGTGTCGTGGCTGATGCTATGGACGCGCAACATCTGGGATTGCGTGGTCGCCCACGGCGTCACGAACCTGGCCATGGGCATCTACGTCGTCGCGACGGGCGCCTGGTATTTGATGTAG
- the fusA gene encoding elongation factor G, protein MNLKNLRNIGISAHIDSGKTTLSERILFYAGRIHRIQEVKGDGDGATMDHMELERERGITITSAATQVQWDETVINLIDTPGHVDFTVEVERSLRVLDGAVLVLCAVGGVQSQSITVDRQMKRYHVPRLAFINKMDRTGADAERVVKQLRDKLGCDAVFLQLPMGKEDNFQGVIDLITREAVYFDGNNGEKVRREPVPADRQEEVELARHHMLEQLAMYSDEMMELLLAEEEVPLDLIQRTIKAGVNEQELTPVLCGSAKANKGIQPLLDAVVNYLPSPDEREVKAKKYDQPDEAFPLAPDPKLPLVAMAFKIVEDPYGQLTFMRIYQGKLAKGETYINQRTGRKERVSRLVRMHADQREEIPEALAGDIIAAMGIDCASGDTYASEQKYCTLENMFVPEPVIKMAIAPLSRDSADRLSKALQRFSKEDPTFRIGTDEETAETVMSGMGELHLEIYVERLRREYKVEVEVGAPKVSYREAPTKAAEYDFKHKKQTGGSGQYAHIKGRLDLLPEDAEETFEFEEKVVGGRIPREYIPSVEKGFRDSLSKGPLAGFPIVGVKGVLEDGSYHDVDSSDMAFQICARNCFRETFLKTSPVLLEPIMKIEVECPTNFQGPVTGDINSRRGMIVQTEAIGPSCKIEAEVPLANTFGYSTDLRSMTQGQGTFTMEFSKYRRVPAKVQQDVIAEKKAQLVGAR, encoded by the coding sequence ATGAACCTGAAGAACCTGCGCAACATCGGCATCTCCGCTCACATCGATTCGGGCAAGACGACCTTGAGCGAGCGGATCCTGTTCTACGCGGGCCGGATCCACCGCATCCAAGAGGTCAAAGGCGACGGCGACGGCGCCACGATGGACCACATGGAGCTGGAGCGCGAGCGCGGTATCACCATCACCAGCGCCGCCACCCAGGTGCAGTGGGACGAGACGGTCATCAACCTGATCGACACTCCGGGCCACGTCGACTTCACCGTCGAGGTCGAACGCAGCCTGCGCGTGCTCGACGGCGCGGTGCTCGTGCTGTGCGCCGTGGGCGGGGTGCAGTCGCAGTCGATTACGGTCGACCGCCAGATGAAGCGATACCACGTGCCCCGGCTGGCGTTCATCAACAAGATGGACCGCACCGGTGCCGACGCCGAGCGCGTCGTCAAGCAGCTTCGCGATAAGCTCGGCTGCGACGCCGTGTTCCTGCAGTTGCCGATGGGCAAGGAAGACAACTTCCAGGGCGTGATCGACCTGATCACCCGCGAGGCCGTGTATTTCGACGGCAACAACGGCGAGAAGGTCCGCCGCGAGCCGGTGCCGGCCGATCGCCAGGAAGAAGTCGAGCTGGCGCGTCATCACATGCTCGAACAACTCGCCATGTACAGCGACGAGATGATGGAGCTGCTGCTGGCCGAGGAAGAAGTGCCGCTCGACCTGATTCAGCGCACGATCAAGGCGGGCGTCAACGAACAAGAGTTGACGCCGGTGCTGTGCGGCTCGGCCAAGGCCAACAAGGGCATTCAACCGCTCCTGGACGCGGTCGTGAATTACCTGCCTTCGCCCGACGAACGTGAAGTGAAGGCCAAGAAGTACGACCAGCCGGACGAAGCCTTCCCGTTGGCCCCCGATCCGAAACTGCCGTTGGTCGCCATGGCGTTCAAGATCGTCGAGGACCCGTACGGTCAGTTGACCTTCATGCGGATCTACCAGGGCAAGCTGGCCAAGGGCGAAACGTACATCAACCAGCGCACGGGCCGCAAAGAGCGCGTGAGCCGGCTGGTGCGGATGCACGCCGATCAACGCGAGGAAATCCCCGAGGCCCTGGCCGGCGACATCATCGCGGCGATGGGCATCGACTGTGCCAGCGGCGACACGTACGCCTCGGAACAGAAGTACTGCACGCTCGAAAACATGTTCGTGCCCGAGCCGGTGATCAAGATGGCCATCGCTCCGCTGTCGCGCGACAGCGCCGACCGCCTGAGCAAAGCCCTGCAGCGGTTCAGCAAGGAAGACCCGACCTTCCGCATCGGGACCGACGAAGAGACGGCCGAGACGGTCATGTCGGGCATGGGTGAGCTGCACCTGGAGATTTACGTCGAACGGCTGCGCCGCGAATACAAAGTCGAAGTCGAGGTCGGCGCCCCGAAGGTCAGCTATCGCGAAGCGCCGACCAAGGCGGCCGAGTACGACTTCAAGCACAAGAAGCAGACCGGTGGCTCGGGTCAGTACGCTCACATCAAGGGCCGTCTCGACCTGCTGCCGGAGGACGCGGAGGAAACCTTCGAATTCGAGGAGAAGGTGGTCGGCGGGCGAATCCCGCGTGAATACATTCCCTCGGTCGAAAAAGGCTTCCGCGATTCGCTCAGCAAGGGGCCGCTCGCCGGCTTCCCGATCGTTGGCGTCAAGGGCGTCCTCGAGGATGGCTCCTACCACGACGTCGATAGCTCGGACATGGCCTTCCAGATTTGCGCCCGCAACTGCTTCCGCGAAACGTTCCTGAAGACGTCGCCGGTGCTGCTCGAGCCGATCATGAAGATCGAAGTCGAGTGTCCGACGAATTTCCAGGGCCCGGTGACCGGCGACATCAACAGCCGCCGCGGCATGATCGTGCAGACCGAGGCCATCGGCCCGTCCTGCAAGATCGAAGCCGAGGTGCCGCTGGCCAACACGTTCGGCTACTCGACCGACCTGCGGAGCATGACGCAAGGTCAGGGAACCTTCACCATGGAGTTCTCGAAGTACCGCCGAGTGCCGGCCAAGGTCCAACAGGACGTGATCGCCGAAAAGAAGGCCCAACTGGTCGGGGCTCGCTGA
- a CDS encoding metallophosphoesterase, protein MFWALDAAILALALAGHFALGLAYANHVHTLRLPRGVIALGTRTGQLAFVVIWATIAWWFYRHGFGIVARPAGDSIPAVFVLFLLVTVPIGAGPVPLWFYRRLWPRPCPQLRASISTPYDLVERLGRHPIAPGVRARVAQLPGNQCFEIDLAEKELVLPRLPESLDGLSIAHLSDLHLHDGLFEQAFYDEAIELTNELRADLVMITGDLIDHRACIDWIPPLLGRLESRWGGFAIFGNHDWLVGECPALEAAVAAAGLTYLGGRWHRLLVDGEEIWLAGNELPWLPPAAPLDARPRRGADGRPLSIALVHTPDQYAWARRGDFDLMLSGHTHGGQVALPRLGPLFAASRTGVRYASGVFYEAPTVLHVSRGLAGCEPLRFNCRPEVTKLTLRCPAGRRSSADDAVQELIAVG, encoded by the coding sequence ATGTTCTGGGCCCTCGACGCAGCGATCCTGGCCTTGGCCCTGGCGGGCCATTTCGCGCTGGGGTTGGCCTATGCCAATCACGTGCACACGCTGCGGCTGCCTCGCGGCGTGATCGCCCTGGGCACGCGTACCGGCCAACTTGCTTTCGTCGTCATCTGGGCCACGATCGCCTGGTGGTTTTACCGGCACGGTTTCGGCATCGTGGCGCGGCCCGCGGGCGATTCGATTCCGGCGGTCTTCGTCTTGTTCCTGCTGGTTACGGTGCCAATCGGCGCGGGCCCGGTGCCGCTGTGGTTCTATCGACGGCTTTGGCCGCGGCCGTGCCCGCAGCTGCGTGCGTCGATTTCGACGCCTTACGACCTGGTCGAACGGCTGGGCCGGCATCCGATTGCTCCCGGCGTGCGAGCGCGGGTAGCGCAGTTGCCGGGCAATCAGTGTTTCGAGATCGACCTGGCCGAAAAAGAGCTGGTGCTGCCGCGGCTGCCCGAGTCGCTCGATGGGCTGTCGATTGCCCACCTGTCCGACCTGCATCTGCACGACGGGCTGTTCGAGCAGGCCTTCTACGACGAAGCGATCGAGCTGACCAACGAGCTGCGCGCCGATCTGGTGATGATCACCGGCGACCTGATCGACCACCGTGCGTGCATCGACTGGATTCCTCCGCTGCTGGGCCGACTCGAATCGCGCTGGGGTGGGTTTGCCATCTTCGGCAATCACGACTGGCTGGTCGGCGAGTGCCCGGCGCTCGAAGCGGCCGTCGCGGCGGCGGGCCTGACGTACCTCGGCGGTCGCTGGCATCGGCTGCTGGTCGACGGCGAAGAAATCTGGTTGGCCGGTAATGAGCTACCCTGGCTGCCGCCCGCCGCGCCGCTCGATGCACGGCCGCGACGCGGCGCCGACGGCCGGCCGCTGTCGATCGCCCTGGTCCACACACCCGATCAGTATGCCTGGGCCCGACGGGGCGATTTCGACCTGATGCTCTCGGGTCACACGCACGGCGGCCAAGTGGCGTTGCCCCGGCTGGGACCGCTCTTTGCCGCCTCGCGAACGGGCGTGCGCTATGCGTCGGGCGTGTTCTACGAAGCCCCGACGGTGCTGCACGTGAGCCGCGGTCTGGCCGGCTGCGAGCCGCTGCGCTTCAATTGCCGCCCGGAGGTCACGAAGCTCACGCTCCGCTGCCCGGCAGGCCGGCGAAGTTCGGCCGACGACGCGGTCCAGGAACTGATCGCGGTCGGCTGA
- a CDS encoding class I SAM-dependent methyltransferase, which produces MATRNPRPLQPKRRVQPPGRRSKEVKGIQRLIESQLIRRLPFDHYRHRVRQVYDGPQGAFLATASLLSLHSPLSERWLRVREFDLRGQKHILDIGSGAGQIIQHLLKYADADATIVGVDLSHAMLRRARTRLKSARPRLSVADMTRLPMDDNAFDVVTCGYVLEHLPNARVGLAELARVMRPGGRLLLLTTEDSLSGAWTSRLWHCRTYSRAEVYTACDSVGLKLKKELWFSNLHKSFRAGGICVELEKQA; this is translated from the coding sequence ATGGCCACTCGCAATCCCCGCCCCTTGCAGCCCAAGCGCCGCGTACAACCGCCCGGCCGGCGCAGCAAGGAAGTCAAAGGCATCCAACGCCTGATTGAAAGCCAGCTCATTCGCCGGCTGCCGTTCGATCACTACCGCCACCGCGTGCGGCAGGTGTACGACGGGCCGCAAGGCGCCTTCCTGGCGACGGCCAGCCTGCTGTCGCTGCACAGCCCCTTGTCGGAACGCTGGCTCCGCGTGCGCGAGTTCGATTTGCGCGGCCAGAAGCACATTCTCGACATTGGCAGCGGCGCCGGCCAGATCATCCAGCACCTGCTCAAGTATGCCGATGCCGACGCCACGATCGTGGGTGTCGATCTTTCGCACGCGATGTTGCGCCGCGCGCGCACTCGTCTCAAGAGCGCGCGACCGCGGCTGAGCGTCGCCGACATGACGCGGCTGCCAATGGACGACAATGCCTTCGACGTGGTGACCTGCGGCTACGTCCTCGAACATCTGCCCAACGCCCGCGTGGGCCTAGCCGAGTTGGCCCGCGTCATGCGCCCCGGCGGGCGGCTGCTGCTGTTGACCACCGAGGACAGCCTCAGCGGTGCTTGGACCAGCCGGCTTTGGCATTGCCGCACCTACAGCCGGGCCGAAGTCTACACGGCCTGCGACAGCGTCGGCCTGAAGCTCAAGAAAGAGCTCTGGTTCTCGAACCTGCACAAGTCGTTCCGGGCCGGGGGCATCTGCGTCGAGCTCGAAAAGCAGGCGTAA